A stretch of Pseudomonas sp. 7SR1 DNA encodes these proteins:
- a CDS encoding alpha/beta hydrolase, with product MRILGIFCLLLVLSGCSSLLFYPERGLPFTPERARLEYRDVTLTTADGLKLRGWWLPVKPGVELKGTVLHLHGNGGNLAWHLGGSWWLPEQGYQVLMVDYRGYGLSEGEPSLPAIYQDIDAAFQWLDQAPQVQGKPLVLLGQSLGGALAVHYLVDHPQRQRQLKALVLDGVPASYRDVGRFALSTSWVTWAFQVPLSWLVPDGDSAIGSVSGLTGVPKLIYHSLDDPIVPLSNGIRLYQAAPPPRVLQLTRGGHVQTFADPVWRTVMLRYLDDPQHFDGLRRLGEVPNYPKTSAESPESTQ from the coding sequence ATGCGAATCCTCGGCATCTTTTGCCTGCTATTGGTCCTGAGCGGTTGCAGCTCACTGCTGTTCTACCCCGAGCGCGGTCTGCCATTTACCCCTGAGCGGGCCAGGCTCGAGTACCGCGACGTGACCCTGACCACCGCTGACGGCCTCAAGCTGCGGGGTTGGTGGCTGCCCGTCAAACCAGGCGTGGAGCTCAAGGGCACGGTGCTGCACTTGCACGGCAATGGCGGCAACCTGGCCTGGCACCTGGGCGGCAGTTGGTGGCTGCCGGAGCAGGGGTATCAGGTGTTGATGGTCGATTATCGCGGCTACGGCCTGTCCGAAGGGGAGCCGAGCCTACCGGCGATCTACCAGGACATCGATGCGGCTTTCCAGTGGCTGGACCAGGCGCCCCAGGTCCAGGGCAAGCCACTGGTGCTGCTGGGCCAGAGCCTGGGTGGCGCTCTGGCAGTGCATTACCTGGTGGATCATCCGCAGCGCCAGCGGCAACTCAAGGCCCTGGTGCTGGACGGCGTGCCCGCCAGTTATCGCGACGTCGGACGTTTCGCCCTGAGCACCTCCTGGGTGACCTGGGCCTTCCAGGTGCCGCTGTCCTGGCTGGTGCCCGATGGCGACAGCGCCATCGGCTCGGTGTCTGGACTGACCGGTGTGCCGAAATTGATCTACCACAGCCTGGACGATCCGATCGTGCCGCTTTCCAACGGCATCCGTCTGTATCAAGCTGCGCCGCCGCCGCGGGTGCTGCAACTGACCCGCGGCGGTCACGTGCAGACGTTCGCCGACCCGGTCTGGCGCACGGTGATGCTGCGCTATCTTGATGACCCGCAGCATTTCGACGGCCTGCGCCGCCTCGGCGAAGTCCCCAACTACCCGAAAACCTCCGCTGAATCTCCAGAGAGCACGCAATGA
- a CDS encoding OmpA family protein, giving the protein MHKHLMMPALLAACVSLAACSHDPNVNLEQARTNYNGLQADPAATKVAALETKEAADFLAKADKAYMDKEDEAKVDQLAYLTNQRVEVAKQTIALRNAEAELKNAGDERARALLEARNAQIKQLQDSLNAKQTERGTLVTFGDVLFATNKSDLRASGMTNVSKLAQFLQENPDRKVIIEGYTDSTGSDSYNQSLSERRASSVRTALVKMGVDPARIVTQGYGKEFPVADNTSVSGRAMNRRVEVTISNDNQPVAPRSTMSAN; this is encoded by the coding sequence ATGCACAAACACTTGATGATGCCCGCCCTGCTTGCCGCCTGCGTATCCCTGGCCGCTTGCTCCCACGACCCGAACGTGAACCTGGAACAGGCCCGCACCAATTACAACGGCCTGCAGGCCGATCCGGCGGCCACCAAGGTCGCCGCACTGGAAACCAAGGAAGCCGCCGATTTCCTGGCCAAGGCCGACAAGGCCTACATGGACAAGGAAGACGAAGCCAAGGTCGACCAACTGGCCTACCTGACCAACCAGCGTGTTGAAGTAGCCAAGCAGACCATCGCCCTGCGCAACGCCGAAGCCGAGCTGAAAAACGCCGGTGACGAACGTGCCCGCGCGCTGCTGGAAGCCCGTAACGCACAGATCAAGCAGCTGCAGGACAGCCTCAACGCCAAGCAGACCGAGCGCGGTACGCTGGTGACCTTCGGCGACGTGCTGTTTGCCACCAACAAGTCTGACCTGCGCGCCAGCGGCATGACCAACGTGAGCAAACTGGCGCAGTTCCTCCAGGAAAACCCGGACCGCAAGGTGATCATCGAAGGCTATACCGATAGCACCGGTTCGGACTCCTACAACCAATCGTTGTCCGAGCGCCGCGCCAGCTCCGTGCGCACCGCCCTGGTGAAGATGGGCGTCGACCCGGCCCGCATCGTGACCCAGGGTTATGGCAAGGAATTCCCGGTGGCCGACAACACCAGCGTCTCGGGCCGCGCCATGAACCGTCGGGTGGAAGTGACCATTTCCAACGACAATCAGCCAGTGGCTCCGCGTTCGACCATGAGCGCCAACTGA
- a CDS encoding isocitrate lyase/PEP mutase family protein has product MDAQTRRAQAFKALHEREEAFVIPNPWDAGSAKMLASLGFEALATTSAGHAFSLARPDGALGLEDTLANVRAIVAATDLPVAVDLENGFADAPEECARNLLRAAQAGAVGGSIEDATGREGSPIYCFEEAVARVKAAADAVRSLPYPFVLTARAENFLHGNPDLDDTIRRLKAFADAGADVLYAPGLSSAGQVLAVVQAVAPKPVNVLMSGALDLTVAQLSELGVKRISVGSALALAAYGEFMRAAEEIRQQGTFTFTRRSMPFRQANELFKG; this is encoded by the coding sequence ATGGATGCGCAAACCCGTCGAGCCCAGGCGTTCAAGGCCCTGCACGAACGCGAAGAGGCTTTCGTCATTCCCAACCCCTGGGACGCCGGTTCGGCAAAGATGCTTGCCAGCCTGGGTTTCGAAGCGTTGGCCACCACCAGTGCCGGTCATGCCTTTTCCCTGGCACGTCCCGATGGTGCGCTGGGGCTGGAAGATACCCTCGCCAATGTCCGGGCGATCGTGGCGGCCACTGACCTGCCGGTGGCAGTCGACCTGGAGAACGGTTTCGCCGATGCCCCCGAGGAGTGCGCTCGCAATCTGTTGCGTGCGGCGCAGGCCGGCGCGGTCGGGGGCTCCATCGAAGATGCCACGGGGCGCGAAGGCAGCCCGATCTATTGCTTCGAAGAGGCCGTAGCACGGGTGAAGGCCGCGGCAGACGCGGTGCGCAGCCTGCCATATCCCTTCGTGCTGACCGCTCGCGCGGAAAATTTCCTGCATGGTAATCCCGACCTGGACGACACGATTCGTCGCCTGAAGGCTTTCGCCGATGCTGGCGCCGACGTGCTCTACGCACCGGGGCTCAGCAGCGCCGGGCAGGTGCTGGCGGTGGTGCAGGCGGTGGCGCCCAAACCGGTGAATGTCCTGATGTCCGGCGCACTGGACCTGACGGTCGCGCAATTGAGCGAGCTGGGCGTCAAGCGCATCAGTGTCGGCTCTGCCCTGGCCCTGGCGGCGTACGGTGAGTTCATGCGTGCCGCCGAAGAGATCAGGCAGCAGGGCACCTTCACTTTTACCCGGCGTTCAATGCCGTTCCGGCAGGCCAACGAGTTGTTCAAGGGCTGA
- a CDS encoding pilin assembly protein: MKIRELAQHWEENAKGHLTQTGYTIHLDVEAAARLAAICEMYPKRQPEELLGELIGAALEELEASFPYVKGSHVVATDEEGDPLYEDVGPTPRFLALSRRHLHELCSQNDKSKH, from the coding sequence ATGAAGATCCGTGAACTCGCCCAGCACTGGGAAGAAAACGCCAAGGGTCATCTGACCCAGACCGGCTACACGATTCATCTGGATGTGGAAGCCGCCGCACGCCTGGCGGCGATCTGCGAGATGTACCCCAAGCGCCAACCCGAGGAACTGCTCGGCGAACTGATTGGCGCCGCGCTGGAGGAGCTGGAAGCGAGCTTCCCCTATGTGAAGGGTTCCCACGTGGTTGCCACCGACGAAGAAGGCGATCCGCTGTATGAAGACGTCGGCCCGACGCCGCGGTTTCTCGCCCTGTCCCGTCGTCATCTGCATGAGCTTTGCTCGCAGAACGATAAATCCAAGCACTGA
- a CDS encoding DUF4398 domain-containing protein, with the protein MELKPMNTCTAKPSINGLRGLKLAALAIGSSFILAGCAGNPPSEQYAVTQSAVNSAVSAGGTEFAAVEMKAAQDKLKQAEIAMHDKNYEEARRLAEQAEWDARVAERKAQAAKAEQALKDSQKGVQELRQEGMNKVVQ; encoded by the coding sequence ATGGAGTTGAAGCCTATGAATACCTGCACTGCCAAACCCTCGATCAATGGCCTGCGCGGTCTGAAGCTGGCCGCCCTGGCCATCGGTAGCAGCTTCATCCTGGCCGGTTGCGCCGGCAACCCACCGTCGGAGCAGTACGCGGTAACGCAATCGGCGGTCAACAGCGCCGTCAGCGCCGGCGGCACCGAGTTCGCCGCGGTGGAAATGAAGGCCGCCCAGGACAAGCTCAAGCAAGCCGAAATCGCGATGCACGACAAGAACTACGAAGAAGCCCGGCGACTGGCCGAACAGGCCGAGTGGGACGCGCGCGTCGCTGAGCGCAAGGCCCAGGCCGCCAAGGCTGAACAGGCACTCAAGGACTCTCAGAAAGGGGTTCAGGAATTGCGTCAGGAAGGCATGAACAAGGTTGTTCAGTAA
- the ppc gene encoding phosphoenolpyruvate carboxylase: MTDIDARLREDVHLLGELLGNTIREQYGDRFLDKIEQIRKGAKADRRGSVDAELSASLNQLSEDELLPVARAFNQFLNLANIAEQYQLIHRRDESQPAPFEARVLPELLARLRAEGHGAESLARQLGRLEIELVLTAHPTEVARRTLIQKYDAIAAQLAAQDHRDLTAAERAQIHQRLQRLIAEAWHTEEIRRTRPTPVDEAKWGFAVIEHSLWQAIPNYLRKADQALLAATGLRLPLEAAPIRFASWMGGDRDGNPNVTAAVTREVLLLARWMAADLYLRDVDQLAAELSMQKASDALRAQAGDSAEPYRAVLKQLRERLRATRNWAQASLKATTPAPAQVLQNNRELLDPLELCYQSLHDCGMGVIADGPLLDCLRRAVTFGLFLVRLDVRQDSTRHTAAMTEITDYLGLGRYGDWSEEQRIGFLLDELNNRRPLLPANFKPSADTAEVLATCREVAAAPAASLGSYVISMAGAASDVLAVQLLLKEAGVLRPMRVVPLFETLADLDNAGPVIERLLLLPGYRSRLQGPQEVMIGYSDSAKDAGTTAAAWAQYRAQERLVDICREQQVELLLFHGRGGTVGRGGGPAHAAILSQPPGSVAGRFRTTEQGEMIRFKFGLPDIAEQNLNLYLAAVLEATLLPPPPPTPEWRHLMDELAADGVKAYRAVVRENPQFVEYFRQSTPEQELGRLPLGSRPAKRRAGGIESLRAIPWIFGWTQTRLMLPAWLGWETALGKALERGEGELLGQMREQWPFFRTRIDMLEMVLAKADADIARSYDERLVEPALRPLGAHLRDLLSQACSVVLGLTGQSQLLAHSPETLEFIRLRNTYLDPLHLLQAELLARSRQQEVAQGSPVEQALLVSVAGIAAGLRNTG, encoded by the coding sequence ATGACCGATATCGATGCACGCTTGCGCGAGGATGTTCACCTGCTCGGCGAGTTGTTGGGCAACACCATTCGCGAACAGTACGGGGACCGGTTTCTCGACAAGATCGAGCAGATCCGCAAGGGCGCCAAGGCCGACCGGCGTGGTTCCGTGGATGCCGAACTCAGTGCCAGCCTCAACCAGTTGAGCGAGGATGAACTGCTGCCGGTGGCGCGGGCTTTCAACCAGTTCCTCAACCTGGCCAACATCGCCGAGCAATACCAGCTCATCCACAGGCGTGACGAATCACAGCCGGCGCCTTTCGAGGCGCGGGTGTTGCCCGAGCTGCTCGCCCGGCTTCGGGCCGAGGGGCATGGCGCCGAGTCCCTGGCCCGGCAACTGGGCCGGCTGGAGATCGAACTGGTCCTCACCGCCCACCCCACGGAAGTGGCCCGTCGCACGCTGATCCAGAAATACGACGCCATCGCCGCGCAACTGGCGGCCCAGGATCATCGCGATCTGACCGCCGCCGAGCGGGCGCAGATTCATCAGCGTCTGCAACGACTGATCGCCGAAGCCTGGCACACCGAGGAAATCCGTCGCACCCGGCCGACACCCGTGGACGAGGCCAAGTGGGGGTTCGCGGTCATCGAGCATTCGTTGTGGCAGGCCATCCCCAATTACCTGCGCAAGGCCGACCAGGCCCTGCTCGCCGCCACCGGGCTGCGCTTGCCGCTGGAGGCCGCGCCCATCCGCTTTGCCTCGTGGATGGGAGGTGACCGCGACGGCAACCCGAATGTCACCGCCGCGGTCACTCGTGAAGTGTTGCTGCTGGCGCGGTGGATGGCGGCAGACCTGTACCTGCGTGACGTCGATCAACTGGCCGCCGAGCTGTCCATGCAAAAGGCCAGCGATGCCCTGCGTGCCCAGGCCGGAGACAGTGCCGAGCCTTATCGGGCCGTGCTCAAGCAGTTGCGCGAACGCTTGCGGGCCACCCGCAACTGGGCCCAGGCTTCCCTCAAGGCCACTACGCCGGCCCCGGCGCAAGTGCTGCAGAACAACCGCGAGCTGCTCGATCCCCTGGAACTGTGCTACCAGTCGTTGCACGACTGCGGCATGGGGGTGATCGCCGACGGGCCGCTGCTCGATTGCCTGCGCCGGGCGGTGACGTTCGGCCTGTTCCTGGTGCGCCTCGACGTACGCCAGGACTCGACGCGCCATACCGCCGCCATGACCGAGATCACCGATTACCTGGGATTGGGCCGTTACGGCGACTGGAGCGAAGAGCAGCGCATCGGTTTCCTGCTGGATGAGCTGAACAACCGGCGTCCGCTGTTGCCGGCCAACTTCAAGCCATCGGCCGACACGGCGGAAGTCCTGGCCACGTGTCGGGAAGTGGCGGCGGCGCCAGCGGCGTCGCTGGGCTCGTACGTGATCTCCATGGCCGGTGCGGCCTCCGATGTACTGGCGGTGCAACTGCTGCTCAAGGAGGCCGGCGTGCTGCGGCCGATGCGCGTGGTGCCGTTGTTCGAGACCCTGGCCGACCTGGACAATGCCGGGCCGGTGATCGAGCGACTGTTGCTGCTGCCGGGCTACCGTTCGCGCCTGCAAGGGCCGCAGGAAGTGATGATCGGCTACTCCGACTCGGCCAAGGACGCCGGGACCACGGCGGCGGCCTGGGCGCAATACCGCGCCCAGGAACGGCTGGTGGACATCTGCCGGGAGCAGCAAGTCGAACTGCTGCTGTTCCACGGCCGTGGCGGCACCGTGGGCCGTGGTGGCGGTCCGGCCCATGCGGCGATCCTGTCCCAGCCACCGGGTTCGGTGGCGGGGCGTTTCCGCACCACCGAGCAGGGCGAAATGATTCGTTTCAAATTCGGCCTGCCGGATATCGCCGAACAGAACCTCAACCTGTACCTGGCCGCAGTGCTGGAAGCGACCCTGCTTCCGCCGCCACCGCCGACGCCCGAATGGCGGCACCTGATGGACGAACTGGCGGCCGACGGGGTCAAGGCCTACCGCGCCGTGGTGCGGGAAAACCCGCAGTTCGTCGAGTATTTCCGCCAGTCCACGCCGGAGCAGGAGCTGGGCCGCCTGCCCCTGGGCAGCCGGCCGGCCAAACGCCGGGCCGGCGGTATCGAAAGCCTGCGGGCGATCCCATGGATCTTCGGTTGGACCCAGACCCGCCTGATGCTCCCGGCCTGGCTTGGCTGGGAAACCGCCCTGGGCAAGGCCCTGGAGCGCGGCGAGGGCGAACTGCTGGGACAGATGCGCGAGCAATGGCCGTTCTTCCGCACCCGCATCGACATGCTGGAGATGGTGCTGGCCAAGGCGGACGCCGACATCGCGCGCTCCTACGACGAGCGTCTGGTGGAACCGGCGCTGAGACCTTTGGGTGCGCATTTACGCGACCTATTGTCGCAGGCCTGTTCCGTGGTCCTGGGGTTGACCGGTCAGTCGCAACTACTGGCACATAGCCCAGAGACGCTGGAATTCATTCGCCTGCGCAACACCTACCTCGACCCGTTGCACCTGCTGCAGGCCGAACTGCTGGCGCGCTCGCGGCAGCAGGAGGTGGCCCAGGGCAGCCCCGTGGAACAGGCGTTGCTGGTGTCTGTGGCAGGGATTGCCGCCGGTTTGCGCAACACCGGCTAA
- the adk gene encoding adenylate kinase yields MRVILLGAPGAGKGTQAKFITEKFGIPQISTGDMLRAAVKAGTELGVKAKGIMDAGGLVSDDLIIALVKDRIAQPDCANGFLFDGFPRTIPQAEALVTAGVELDHVVEIAVDDEEIVQRIAGRRVHEPSGRVYHTVYNPPKLAGKDDITGEALVQRKDDTEETVRHRLSVYHSQTKPLVDFYQKLSAAQGKPKYSHIEGVGSVDAITDKVLKALS; encoded by the coding sequence ATGCGCGTCATTCTGCTGGGAGCTCCCGGGGCCGGTAAAGGTACTCAGGCAAAGTTCATCACTGAAAAATTCGGTATCCCGCAAATCTCCACCGGCGACATGCTGCGTGCTGCGGTCAAGGCCGGAACCGAGCTGGGCGTCAAGGCCAAGGGCATCATGGATGCCGGTGGCCTGGTGTCGGATGACCTGATCATTGCCCTGGTCAAGGATCGTATCGCTCAACCCGACTGCGCCAACGGTTTCCTGTTCGACGGTTTCCCGCGCACCATCCCGCAGGCCGAAGCCCTGGTCACCGCTGGCGTGGAGCTCGATCACGTGGTCGAGATCGCCGTCGATGACGAAGAGATCGTCCAGCGCATTGCCGGGCGTCGCGTCCACGAGCCTTCGGGCCGTGTGTATCACACCGTCTACAACCCGCCTAAACTCGCGGGCAAGGACGATATCACCGGTGAAGCACTGGTGCAGCGCAAGGACGACACCGAAGAAACCGTGCGTCATCGCCTCTCGGTCTACCACTCCCAGACCAAGCCGCTGGTGGACTTCTACCAGAAGCTGTCCGCCGCCCAGGGCAAACCGAAATACAGCCATATCGAAGGCGTCGGCTCGGTGGATGCGATCACCGACAAGGTGCTCAAGGCGCTGAGCTGA
- a CDS encoding energy transducer TonB — protein sequence MSDIQSTSIGVISPYGDYSLRNTQALSGVSHLWQDFFARALADQLGENAPAPGSYQPVALDEAVEPTLGAELLDHIVSQRTCDVTQTQVKPPEPLFLPIAEFELDLLDKPFPPFPPEEIVAQQKQQNFESNWVRPIVLTAGQPLPEPGPAPQPRPLHLPIAEFELDLLDKPFPPFPEEELVAQQKALDFDTRWARPIVLQNLRIAA from the coding sequence ATGTCAGACATTCAATCCACATCGATAGGCGTCATCTCCCCTTACGGCGATTACAGCCTGCGTAACACCCAAGCGCTGAGCGGCGTCAGTCACCTGTGGCAGGATTTCTTTGCCCGGGCCCTGGCCGATCAACTGGGTGAAAACGCACCGGCGCCCGGCAGCTACCAGCCGGTCGCCCTCGATGAGGCTGTTGAACCGACCCTCGGCGCCGAACTGCTGGACCACATCGTCAGCCAGCGCACCTGCGACGTGACACAAACCCAGGTCAAACCGCCAGAACCGCTGTTCCTACCCATCGCCGAATTCGAACTCGACCTGCTGGACAAACCCTTCCCGCCCTTCCCGCCGGAAGAAATCGTCGCCCAGCAAAAACAGCAGAACTTCGAAAGCAACTGGGTCCGCCCAATCGTCCTCACCGCTGGCCAGCCACTGCCGGAACCTGGCCCTGCGCCACAACCTCGCCCCCTGCACTTGCCGATCGCCGAGTTCGAACTGGACCTGCTGGACAAGCCTTTCCCGCCATTCCCGGAAGAGGAATTGGTGGCGCAGCAGAAGGCACTGGATTTCGACACTCGCTGGGCACGTCCGATCGTGCTGCAGAACCTGCGTATCGCCGCCTGA
- the tsaB gene encoding tRNA (adenosine(37)-N6)-threonylcarbamoyltransferase complex dimerization subunit type 1 TsaB, whose product MSTLLALDTATEACSVALLHDGKVTSHYEVIPRLHAQKLLPMIQQLLSDAGTTLQAVDAIAFGRGPGAFTGVRIAIGVVQGLAFALERPVLPVSNLAVLAQRALREQGARQVAAAIDARMDEVYWGCYREIDGEMRLVGQEAVMPPEAAALPPGTDGQWFGAGTGWGYGARIAVNLSGQDPTMLPHAEDLLALARFAWERGEAIPADDAQPVYLRDKVATPKSER is encoded by the coding sequence ATGAGCACCCTGCTGGCCCTGGACACCGCGACCGAAGCTTGCTCCGTTGCCTTGCTGCACGACGGCAAGGTCACGAGCCATTACGAGGTGATCCCCCGCCTTCACGCGCAGAAACTGCTGCCGATGATCCAGCAGTTGCTCAGCGATGCCGGAACCACCCTGCAGGCGGTGGATGCGATTGCCTTTGGGCGTGGACCGGGGGCATTCACCGGTGTGCGCATCGCCATCGGCGTGGTGCAGGGGCTGGCGTTTGCGCTGGAGCGCCCGGTGTTGCCGGTGTCGAACCTGGCGGTGCTGGCCCAGCGGGCGTTGCGTGAGCAAGGTGCCCGCCAGGTGGCCGCCGCCATCGACGCCCGCATGGATGAGGTGTATTGGGGCTGCTATCGCGAAATCGACGGCGAGATGCGCCTGGTGGGCCAGGAAGCGGTGATGCCGCCCGAGGCCGCGGCTTTGCCGCCCGGAACGGATGGGCAATGGTTCGGCGCTGGCACCGGATGGGGCTATGGGGCACGAATCGCCGTGAACCTCAGCGGCCAGGATCCGACAATGCTGCCGCACGCCGAAGACCTGCTGGCCCTGGCGCGTTTCGCCTGGGAGCGCGGCGAAGCCATCCCCGCCGACGACGCCCAACCGGTTTACCTGCGGGACAAAGTCGCCACGCCCAAGTCCGAACGCTAG
- a CDS encoding extensin-like domain-containing protein: MRGLKVFACLLLIVGGAVLGVRQGWLAVPPQWNPWAPLDINSPPNLLTRYKLMALRNDPQLCDQALATSILRVVRQADSDPRGNCPLTNVVRVQGSEVALSSSFLASCPLAVAFALFERHALQPAAMAAYGQKVKRVDHLGSFACRNMYGRETGARSQHATASALDIAGFRLADGRAISVLRDWPKDNADARFLRQARDGACDMFSVVLSPDYNAAHRNHFHLDVGPWWICR; encoded by the coding sequence GTGCGGGGATTGAAGGTATTCGCGTGTCTGCTGCTGATCGTTGGCGGCGCGGTGCTGGGTGTGCGGCAAGGTTGGCTGGCGGTGCCGCCGCAATGGAACCCCTGGGCGCCGCTGGATATCAACAGCCCGCCGAACCTGCTGACCCGTTACAAGCTGATGGCCCTGCGCAACGATCCGCAACTCTGTGACCAGGCCCTCGCGACCTCTATCCTGCGGGTCGTTCGCCAGGCCGATAGCGATCCCAGGGGCAATTGCCCATTGACCAATGTCGTAAGAGTCCAGGGCAGCGAGGTGGCGCTGAGCAGCAGCTTCCTGGCCAGTTGCCCGCTGGCGGTGGCATTCGCCCTGTTCGAGCGCCATGCGTTGCAGCCGGCGGCCATGGCGGCCTATGGGCAGAAAGTGAAGCGGGTCGATCACCTGGGCAGTTTTGCCTGTCGCAACATGTACGGTCGTGAGACCGGCGCGCGCAGCCAGCATGCCACCGCAAGCGCCCTGGACATCGCCGGGTTTCGCCTGGCCGACGGGCGTGCGATCAGCGTCCTCAGGGACTGGCCCAAGGACAATGCCGATGCGCGTTTTCTACGTCAGGCCCGGGATGGCGCCTGCGATATGTTCAGTGTGGTCCTGAGCCCGGACTACAACGCGGCGCACCGCAATCATTTCCATCTGGACGTGGGGCCCTGGTGGATCTGTCGCTAG
- a CDS encoding DUF72 domain-containing protein gives MALPYYLGCPSWSENAWRDYLYPQDARSTDFLDLYSQVFNAVEGNTTFYASPSAAIVQRWAQTMPSHFRFTAKFPGDISHQGDLREHQSAVDIFVQLLRPLGERVSPFWLQLSKAFTPDRLPELAGFIDAFEGPLAVEVRHDEFFAKGDAERRLNRLLLDREVERICLDPRALFSCTSTDPCVLHAQSKKPRVPPRPAAFTQCPQVRFIGHPALEANEPFLTPWVEKIAGWIEEGRTPYIFLHTADNVLAAKLAQHFHRRLMHRLPGLPALPELYREPAAEQLGLL, from the coding sequence ATGGCATTGCCTTACTACCTGGGCTGCCCGTCCTGGAGTGAAAACGCCTGGCGCGACTACCTGTATCCCCAGGACGCCAGAAGCACCGATTTTCTCGACCTCTATTCCCAAGTGTTCAACGCCGTGGAAGGCAATACGACCTTCTACGCCAGCCCCTCTGCGGCCATCGTGCAGCGTTGGGCGCAAACCATGCCCTCGCACTTTCGCTTCACGGCCAAGTTCCCCGGCGATATCAGCCACCAAGGCGATTTGCGTGAGCACCAGAGCGCCGTCGACATATTCGTGCAATTGCTCCGCCCCTTGGGGGAACGGGTATCGCCGTTCTGGTTGCAGTTATCCAAGGCCTTCACGCCGGATCGATTGCCGGAGCTGGCAGGGTTCATCGACGCATTCGAAGGTCCCTTGGCCGTGGAGGTGCGTCACGATGAATTCTTCGCCAAGGGCGATGCCGAGCGCCGGCTCAACCGCCTGTTGCTCGACCGCGAGGTGGAGCGTATCTGCCTCGACCCCCGGGCGTTGTTCAGTTGCACATCGACCGACCCCTGCGTGCTTCATGCCCAGTCGAAAAAGCCCCGGGTGCCGCCGCGGCCGGCCGCGTTCACCCAATGCCCGCAGGTACGCTTCATCGGTCATCCAGCGCTGGAGGCCAACGAGCCGTTCCTGACGCCCTGGGTAGAAAAAATCGCCGGCTGGATCGAAGAAGGACGCACGCCGTACATCTTCCTGCACACCGCCGATAACGTGCTGGCGGCAAAACTCGCGCAACACTTTCACCGGCGATTGATGCATCGATTGCCTGGCTTGCCGGCCCTGCCTGAGTTATACAGAGAGCCCGCCGCCGAGCAACTGGGTTTGCTCTGA